A window of the Acanthochromis polyacanthus isolate Apoly-LR-REF ecotype Palm Island chromosome 10, KAUST_Apoly_ChrSc, whole genome shotgun sequence genome harbors these coding sequences:
- the tmsb1 gene encoding thymosin beta 1 produces MNDNPVKQEVTKFDKKKLKKTNTEERTHMPTKEEIEEEKKAMQEAK; encoded by the exons ATGAACGACAATCCAGTCAAACAAGAAGTGAcgaaatttgacaagaaaaagcTGAAGAAGACGAACACGGAAGAGAGAACCCATATGCCAACCAAGGAGG AAAttgaagaagagaagaaagccATGCAAGAAGCCAAATGA
- the frmpd3 gene encoding FERM and PDZ domain-containing protein 3 isoform X2 encodes MLKDDSLLLIPNVLKVFLENGQIKSFTFDSRTTVRDVISSLQDRLSLRYIEHFALVLEAGGLDQNQRLHFLQDNQPLTHVVHRTYFQGMKCLFRICFFPKDPADLLRRDPAAFEYLYIQSRNDVIKERFSMDWKSDITLRLAALHIYITVSSARPNQKISLKHVEKEWGLEPFLPLTLLPTVKEKNVCKTLSQLLKTYQHPPPSGNKVPPLQGKLQYMRVLNDLPPFGGILFHTVGLDEKQSATTLLVGPRHGISHVIDLKNNLTTVLTEFSRVSKIQLYRESQGVARVEVTIHEAKSPNSPPYHPPQPLVLLMEWPDASNFACLISGYYKLFVDPKRTIYFRTPGQSQLTKADYRSSHHAHPRSGATGMPSGGRRGDERDSSHRESGSSRAVVPAEPQHLGLCHVHLREQQQFQELQTQAEAELDINENFISQEPPGRPRTKSDPTQHSTEEIAGVLESPAVENAGFRIRAQTMGQSQKSSRYFCDSCKARLRAEGLSAGVNLSGSSGKHCSGACASRNGGAVDLMALPPPGNEEEDEEEVDGGGEKLQPPPPAIAAPPPGFRDNSSDEDDQKRGRKARTSATAGVASGKLAQAKEDVPVTLIDNVATRTVRDHAQELDDALVSTLQALEALAASEDYPHHPQQPTQTAGLIVLAAITPESSLDSGHETNSSELTDVSEMVSAMKQNQNQAYLLAHHINKERILCRRDFPLAIPGCTAKTIGTGAFSVGQIRAGCPPKQVILSKTVPFKVSPNQESAILSVVTEQGSNQDTTQIEQKAEIKANSESIKANTPDPPSKPHEELKVSDASLAAQVSKDHKLSNSSVETLSQNLSDGIKGKTTAPLNTDATNKALPILLPVDRTPSAKSSPSNMCQDAKTASSETMKPSSSTELLPVDDLFCTCPVQQEPGPQLRLKDPQVQKIVVFQSSSPTDDERLRAKGLQLANSKENAVRAGVDPSLAKPSPQIQTKYSPRLPAKAERKEAAESKTESTQGKSHPESQKCPIKSLPILDDPTTPALLWTKSPLFLPEKQKSKAVVKESPSAVLLS; translated from the exons ATGCTCAAGGACGACTCCTTGCTACTCATACCAAATGTGTTGAAGGTGTTCTTGGAGAATGGACAGATCAAGTCCTTTACATTTGATAGCCGTACCACTGTTAGG GATGTGATCTCCTCACTGCAGGACCGTCTCTCACTGCGCTACATCGAGCACTTTGCCTTGGTGCTGGAGGCAGGCGGTCTCGACCAGAATCAGAGGTTGCATTTCCTGCAGGACAACCAGCCACTGACACAT GTGGTGCATAGAACCTATTTCCAAGGGATGAAGTGTCTGTTCCGCATCTGCTTCTTCCCCAAGGACCCTGCAGACCTGCTAAGAAGGGACCCTGCTGCATTTGAGTACCTCTATATACAG AGTCGCAATGACGTCATCAAGGAGCGCTTTAGCATGGACTGGAAATCTGACATCACGTTACGATTGGCTGCACTACATATCTACATCACTGTGTCCTCTGCAAGGCCCAATCAGAAGATCTCTCTCAAGCATGTCGA AAAGGAGTGGGGACTAGAACCTTTTCTTCCACTCACTCTGCTTCCAACAGTGAAGGAGAAGAATGTGTGTAAAACCTTGTCTCAGTTGCTGAAGACCTATCAGCATCCACCACCATCAGGCAACAAG GTCCCTCCACTCCAAGGAAAGCTACAGTACATGCGTGTACTCAATGACCTCCCACCTTTTGGTGGAATACTCTTCCACACAGTTGGACTG gATGAGAAACAATCAGCAACCACACTACTGGTCGGCCCCCGACATGGCATTAGTCATGTGATTGACCTGAAGAACAACCTCACAACAGTTCTGACTGAGTTCAGTAGAGTTTCCAAGATCCAGCTCTACCGAGAGAGTCAAGGAGTGGCTCGTGTGGAGGTGACAATTCATGAGGCCAAG TCTCCTAATTCCCCTCCCTACCACCCCCCACAGCCCCTGGTGCTACTCATGGAATGGCCTGATGCCAGTAATTTTGCGTGCCTCATCTCTGGCTACTACAAGCTCTTTGTAGACCCTAAACGGACCATCTACTTTCGTACTCCTGGTCAGTCTCAGCTGACCAAGGCAG ATTACAGAAGCTCCCACCATGCTCACCCACGATCTGGGGCAACCGGCATGCCAAGTGGAGGGCGGCGAGGAGACGAGAGGGACAGCTCACACAGGGAGTCAGGTTCTTCAAGAGCCGTAGTTCCCGCAGAGCCTCAGCACCTAGGCCTGTGTCATGTCCACCTCCGAGAACAACAACAATTTCAGGAGTTACAAACACAGGCTGAAGCTGAGCTTGACATCAATGAGAACTTTATTTCTCAGGAGCCCCCTGGACGGCCCCGCACCAAATCAGATCCCACCCAGCATAGTACAGAGGAAATAGCTGGGGTTTTGGAGAGCCCAGCAGTAGAAAATGCAGGATTTAGAATCCGAGCTCAAACAATGGGTCAGTCCCAGAAATCTTCACGATACTTCTGTGACTCCTGCAAAGCTAGACTTCGGGCAGAAGGGCTGTCAGCAGGGGTGAACTTGAGTGGGAGCTCGGGAAAACATTGTTCCGGTGCTTGTGCCTCCCGAAATGGAGGTGCTGTGGACCTCATGGCCCTTCCACCTCCTGGgaatgaagaggaggatgaggaagaggtAGATGGTGGAGGAGAGAAGCTGCAACCACCACCACCTGCTATTGCTGCCCCACCACCTGGCTTCAGGGACAACAGTTCTGATGAGGATGACCAAAAAAGAGGAAGGAAGGCTCGAACCAGTGCAACAGCTGGAGTTGCCTCTGGGAAACTGGCCCAAGCCAAGGAAGATGTgcctgtgacactgattgataATGTGGCCACAAGAACTGTCCGAGATCATGCCCAGGAGCTTGATGATGCTCTGGTGTCCACCTTACAGGCTCTTGAGGCCTTGGCAGCCTCTGAGGACTACCCCCATCACCCGCAACAACCCACACAGACTGCAG GGCTGATTGTCTTAGCTGCCATTACACCTGAGTCATCACTGGACTCAGGCCATGAGACCAACTCGTCTGAATTGACAGATGTTTCTGAAATGGTGTCGGCTATgaagcagaaccagaaccaggctTACCTGCTGGCTCACCATATCAACAAGGAACGTATCCTTTGCCGCCGTGACTTTCCCCTTGCTATCCCTGGATGCACTGCAAAGACCATAGGGACTGGAGCCTTCTCTGTGGGGCAAATTCGTGCTGGCTGTCCACCCAAGCAAGTAATCCTCAGCAAGACCGTTCCCTTTAAAGTCAGCCCCAACCAAGAATCAGCAATACTCAGTGTTGTGACAGAGCAGGGGAGCAATCAAGACACTACTCAGATTGAacagaaagcagaaataaaagcaaactcTGAGTCCATCAAAGCAAATACTCCTGATCCCCCTTCAAAGCCACATGAAGAACTTAAAGTGTCTGATGCTTCACTGGCAGCTCAGGTCAGTAAAGATCACAAGTTATCAAATTCTTCTGTGGAGACACTGAGCCAAAATCTTTCTGATGGTATAAAGGGGAAGACAACAGCACCTCTTAATACAGACGCAACAAACAAAGCCTTACCTATACTCTTGCCTGTGGACAGAACTCCCTCTGCCAAGAGTTCACCCTCTAATATGTGCCAAGATGCCAAGACTGCCTCTAGCGAGACCATGAAGCCTTCAAGCTCTACAGAACTTCTGCCAGTTGATGACCTTTTCTGCACATGCCCAGTACAGCAGGAGCCTGGCCCTCAACTAAGACTAAAAGACCCACAGGTTCAGAAGATAGTGGTGTTTCAATCTTCCTCGCCCACTGACGATGAGCGTCTTCGGGCCAAAGGCCTCCAGCTGGCTAACAGCAAAGAGAATGCAGTGAGAGCAGGAGTAGATCCTAGTTTAGCAAAACCAAGCCCACAAATACAAACCAAGTACTCCCCTCGTTTGCCTgcaaaagcagagagaaaagaagcAGCTGAAAGCAAGACTGAGAGTACCCAGGGCAAATCCCACCCTGAGTCACAGAAATGCCCCATAAAATCCTTACCTATTTTAGATGATCCAACCACCCCAGCCCTTCTGTGGACAAAGTCTCCACTCTTCCTGccagagaaacaaaaaagcaagGCAGTGGTAAAGGAAAGTCCCAGCGCAGTGCTCCTTTCTTGA
- the LOC110949857 gene encoding solute carrier family 25 member 53 produces the protein MAVNPERKEDVEGPGDPVVRFQSYLHGGTSSLLSTLPTLIVFPVYKTVFRQQIHNTAVHQAVGQLCKEGPVKLYRGVAPPLVMRTLNGTLLFGLQDTLLHQLSSQKVISTSALPAVAGFGAGVVEAVVFTPFERVQNVLQNGQNDRQLPSLKSVLVKLRAQRMASGFYRAFLPIAARNALGSSLYFGLKGPVYGVVAEQGLSPEASSFISGTLTSMAISLTLYPLSVLVANMQAQVGGEVKGVVACWRLLWESRHKSLALLYRGGSLVILRSCITWGITTAIYDRQEKRSG, from the coding sequence ATGGCAGTAAATCCTGAGCGTAAAGAAGATGTGGAGGGCCCAGGGGACCCAGTTGTTCGTTTCCAGAGCTACTTGCATGGAGGAACCTCCAGCTTGCTATCGACTCTTCCCACTCTCATCGTCTTCCCTGTCTATAAGACTGTCTTTCGTCAACAAATCCACAACACCGCAGTTCACCAGGCGGTGGGACAACTCTGCAAAGAGGGACCTGTGAAGCTCTACAGAGGCGTGGCTCCACCATTAGTGATGAGGACACTGAATGGGACGCTGCTTTTTGGTCTCCAGGACACCCTTCTTCACCAGCTGTCCTCCCAGAAAGTCATCTCCACCTCTGCTCTGCCTGCTGTGGCTGGGTTTGGTGCAGGTGTGGTCGAAGCTGTGGTGTTTACCCCCTTTGAGCGTGTTCAGAATGTGTTGCAGAACGGCCAGAATGACCGTCAGCTCCCCTCCCTGAAGAGTGTTCTTGTGAAGCTAAGGGCACAGAGGATGGCCTCAGGGTTCTACAGAGCCTTCCTGCCCATCGCAGCCCGCAACGCCCTCGGCAGCTCCCTCTACTTTGGCCTGAAGGGGCCTGTGTATGGTGTCGTGGCAGAGCAGGGCCTCTCTCCAGAGGCCTCCTCTTTCATCTCAGGAACGCTGACCTCCATGGCCATTAGCCTGACTCTGTACCCGCTGTCTGTGCTGGTGGCAAACATGCAGGCGCAGGTTGGCGGGGAGGTGAAAGGGGTCGTGGCTTGTTGGAGGTTGCTGTGGGAATCTCGCCACAAGAGCTTGGCTCTCCTGTACCGAGGAGGCTCCCTGGTTATTCTGAGATCGTGCATCACATGGGGAATCACCACTGCTATTTATGACAGGCAGGAGAAACGATCAGGCTGA
- the prps1b gene encoding LOW QUALITY PROTEIN: ribose-phosphate pyrophosphokinase 1 (The sequence of the model RefSeq protein was modified relative to this genomic sequence to represent the inferred CDS: inserted 1 base in 1 codon) produces MPNIKIFSGSSHPDLSQKIADRLGLELGKVVTXKFSNQETCVEIGESVRGEDVYIVQSGCGEINDNLMELLIMINACKIASASRVTAVIPCFPYARQDKKDKSRAPISAKLVANMLSVSGADHIITMDLHASQIQGFFDIPVDNLYAEPAVLKWIKENIPEWKNCIIVSPDAGGAKRVTSIADRLNVDFALIHKERKKANEVDRMVLVGDVTDRVAILVDDMADTCGTICHAADK; encoded by the exons ATGCCGAATATCAAAATATTTAGCGGTAGCTCCCATCCGGACCTGTCTCAGAAAATAGCAGACCGCCTCGGACTCGAACTGGGGAAGGTTGTGA AAAAATTTAGCAACCAAGAAACATG CGTGGAGATAGGGGAGAGCGTGCGTGGGGAAGATGTCTACATCGTGCAGAGCGGCTGCGGGGAGATCAATGACAATTTGATGGAGCTGCTGATCATGATCAACGCCTGCAAGATTGCCTCAGCCTCCAGGGTCACCGCTGTCATCCCCTGCTTTCCGTACGCTCGGCAAGACAAGAAGGACAAG AGCCGCGCTCCTATCTCTGCCAAGCTGGTGGCCAACATGTTGTCAGTCTCAGGCGCCGACCACATCATCACTATGGACTTGCACGCCTCACAGATACAG GGTTTCTTTGATATCCCGGTTGATAACTTGTATGCAGAGCCGGCTGTGCTCAAATGGATCAAAGAGAACATCCCTGAATGGAAAAACTGCATCATCGTCTCACCTGATGCAGGAGGAGCCAAAAG GGTCACCTCAATAGCGGACAGGTTGAATGTGGACTTTGCTCTTATTCACAAGGAGAGGAAAAAGGCAAACGAGGTGGACCGCATGGTTCTGGTGGGAGATGTGACGGATCGGGTTGCTATACTAGTTGATGACATGGCTGACACATGTGGCACAATCTGCCACGCTGCGGACAAGTAA